TTCAAGGGCGAGATCATCACCGGCCCGGCCGAGGCCAGCTACGCCGTCCCGCCGCTCAAGGCCGGCGCCTACACCTTCGTCTGCACGGTCCATCCGAACATGACCGGCACGCTCACGGTCCAGTAAGGGAGCAGATCGGATGGCCACCACGACCCTCAACCCGGCCGCCCCCGCCGTGCGCAGCGGGCTGTACGAATGGCTCACGACCACCGATCACAAGAAGATCGGGATCATGTACCTGATCAACTCGATCGTGTTCTTCCTGATGGGCGGGATCCTGGCGCTGGTCGTGCGCGCCGAGCTCGCCCAGCCCGGGCTGCAGCTCATCGACGAGGCCTTCTACAACCAGGCCTTCACGATGCACGCCAGCTTCATGCTGTTCCTGTTCGTGATCCCGATCCTGGCGGGCTTCGGCAACTACGTCGTGCCGCTCCAGATCGGCGCGCCGGACATGGCGTTCCCGCGCATCAACGCGCTGTCGTTCTGGCTCCTGCCGCTGGGCGGCCTGCTGATGGGCTCGGGCTTCTTCGTCTCCGGCGGCTCCGCGGCGTCCGGCTGGACCGAGTACCCGCCGCTGTCGGGCGGGCAGTTCAACGGCACCGGCACGGACCTCTGGATCATGGGCCTGACCCTGATCGGCACGAGCTCCATCCTGGGCGCCATCAACTTCCTGGTCACGATCTTCAAGATGCGGGCCCCGGGCCTGACGCTGTTCCGGATGCCGATCCTCGTGTGGACCGTGCTCGTGACCAGCGTCCTCGTCCTGATGGCGACGCCGGTCTTGACCAGCGCGCTGGTGATGCTGTTCATCGACCGCAACTACGGCGGCCATTTCTTCGACCCGAACAACGGCGGCAACGCCGTGCTCTACCAGAACATCTTCTGGTTCTACTCGCACCCGGCGGTCTACATCATGATCCTGCCGGCGATGGGGATCATCAGCGAGATCCTGCCCGTGTTCTCGCGCAAGCCGCTCTTCGGCTACAAGGCGTTCGTGTTCGCGACGGTGGGCATCGGCGCCCTGGGCTTCTCGGTCTGGGCGCACCACATGTTCACGACGGGCGCCGTGTTCCTGCCGTTCTTCTCGCTGATGACGTTCCTCATCGCGGTGCCCACGGGCGTCAAGATGTTCAACTGGATCGCCACCCTGTGGCGCGGCCAGCTGACGTTCTCCACGCCGCTGCTGTACGCGGTCGGCTTCCTGACGATGTTCCTCATCGGCGGCATCAACGGCGCCTTCTCCGCGGCCGTGCCGGTGGACTTCGCGATCCACGACACCTACTGGGTCGTGGCGCACATCCACTACGTGCTGTTCGGCGGGTCGGTGTTCGCCGTCTTCGGCGGGATCTACTACTGGTTCCCCAAGATGACCGGCCGGATGCTGGGCGAGGGCCTGGGCAAGATCCAGTTCGTGCTCATGTTCATCGGCTTCAACCTGACCTTCTTCCCGATGCACCAGCTGGGCCTCGCGGGCATGCCGCGGCGGATCGCGGACTACGCGGCGGCCAGCGGCTGGAGCGAGCTCAACCTCGCGGCCACCATCGGCGGCTTCGTCATCGCGGCGAGCATGCTGCCGTTCCTGTGGAACGTGCTGGTGTCGCTGCGCAGTGGGAAGGTCGCGGGCAACGACCCGTGGGAGGCCAACACGCTCGAGTGGGCGACGTCCTCGCCGCCGCCGGCCTACAACTTCGACCACCTGCCCGAGATCCGCTCGGAGCGCCCGGTCTTCGACGCCCGGCACGGCCGGACCGCGGCCCACTAAAGGGAGACGACGACGATGACTGCCGACGCCACCTCCCTCACGACGCACGCGGACGCCCACGCCGCCGAGGCCCACGGCTCCGGGGGGATCGGGAACCCGGTCCTCGGGATGCTGCTGTTCATCGCCAGCGAGGTCATGTTCTTCGCCGGCCTGTTCGCGGCCTACTTCTCGATCCGGGCCAACTTCATCGACACCGACGGCGTCCACCGCTGGCCGCCGATCAAGTACGAGCACATCCTCGACCCGTTCAAGCTGTTCACAGACACGGGCGCGCTCAACCTGATCCTCCCGGCGACGATCATCCTGATCCTGTCCTCG
This DNA window, taken from Armatimonadota bacterium, encodes the following:
- the ctaD gene encoding cytochrome c oxidase subunit I — protein: MATTTLNPAAPAVRSGLYEWLTTTDHKKIGIMYLINSIVFFLMGGILALVVRAELAQPGLQLIDEAFYNQAFTMHASFMLFLFVIPILAGFGNYVVPLQIGAPDMAFPRINALSFWLLPLGGLLMGSGFFVSGGSAASGWTEYPPLSGGQFNGTGTDLWIMGLTLIGTSSILGAINFLVTIFKMRAPGLTLFRMPILVWTVLVTSVLVLMATPVLTSALVMLFIDRNYGGHFFDPNNGGNAVLYQNIFWFYSHPAVYIMILPAMGIISEILPVFSRKPLFGYKAFVFATVGIGALGFSVWAHHMFTTGAVFLPFFSLMTFLIAVPTGVKMFNWIATLWRGQLTFSTPLLYAVGFLTMFLIGGINGAFSAAVPVDFAIHDTYWVVAHIHYVLFGGSVFAVFGGIYYWFPKMTGRMLGEGLGKIQFVLMFIGFNLTFFPMHQLGLAGMPRRIADYAAASGWSELNLAATIGGFVIAASMLPFLWNVLVSLRSGKVAGNDPWEANTLEWATSSPPPAYNFDHLPEIRSERPVFDARHGRTAAH